Sequence from the Leisingera sp. S132 genome:
TTTCGGCAAAGGGCTCCACCTTGTCGACGAACCCGAGCGCATGGCCCGCCGACAGCAGCCCGCGGGAGACATCGCCCGTGGCATAGGCCTGGCGCCCGATCTTGCCGGACACATGCTTCAGCAGCTCCTGAATGCCGATCTCCGGATTGTCGCGCTCCAGCCTGGCAACCGTTTCGGTGGTCTGGTTGCGCAGGCTGCGCACGGTGTTGCGCACCGAGTGCATCGTCAGCTGCGTGTCCAGCTCGCTGGCATTCACCATCGCCTGCTTGTAGTCCGGATGCGCGGTCAGCTCGCTGGCAACCAGGAACCGGGTGCCCATCACCACGCCCGCCGCACCCATGACCAGCGCGGCCATGATCTGCTTGCCGTGCCCGATGCCGCCGCCGATGAGCCAGGGGATGGTCAGCCGGTCCCCGGCCAGGCCTGCGTTGACCATGCTGCCAATCATGTCCATGCCGGGATGGCCGCCGCATTCGGCGCCGACAATCGACACCATATCAACCCCCACCTGCTCCGCCTTCACCGCGTAGCGCAGGCTGGGCACCTTATGCAGCACGGTGATCCCCGCATCCTTGAGAATGGGCATGAACGCCTCGGGGCTGCGGCCGGAGGTTTCGGCAAACTGCACGCCTTCGTCCGCGATCAGACGGAACACCTCTTCGGTCTTTTCGCCCGGCACCAGCTTGGGGATCATCGAGACATTGACCCCGAAAGCCTTGCCCTCGCACATCTCGCGGCAGCGGCGGATCTCGGCGCGCAGATCGTCCATTTCGGGAAAACTGGCGGCGGTGATGAACGAGACAATCCCCGCCCGCGCCGCAGCCGAGACATATTCGGCATTGGCCAGCCATTGCAGGCCGCCCGCCACAACCGGCAGCCGGGTGCCATAGGTCCGGGTCACGGCCGTGTCGAAAATCGCCGGAAGCGCAGAAGTGTGCATCATGTCGGTCTCCTTACCGGAATACTGGGGAGGTCTTGCTGAGAAAGGCGCCGATGCCCGCCTGGGCTTCGTCACCGCCAAGGGCCTGCGCCATGGCATCGCGTTCATGGGTCATCTGGTCTTCGAAACTGGCGGTCTCGGCCTGGTTGAGCAGCGCCTTGATGCCGGCAATTGCCTGTTCGGGGCCGCGGGCCACCGCATCGGCCAGCGCTTCGGCCTGTGCCAGGGTGCGGCCCTTGGGTGAGAGCTCCGTCACCGCCCCCAGCTGGTGCATCCGCTCCGCGCTGAGCGGTTCTGCCAGCATCGCCATCCGTGCCACGGTCGCCCGCGGCAGCGCCTGCGTCAGCGTGTAGGTGGCGCCGCCATCCGGCACCAGTCCCGCCTTGACGTAGGCCAGGGTGAACTTTGCCCCCTCTTCCGCGACGATCATGTCCGCCGCCATTGCCAGGGACAGCCCAGCCCCGGCCGCGCCGCCTTCGACCGCTGCAATCACGGGCTTGGGGCAGTCCCGGACCGCACGGATCAAGGCGTTCAGCTTGCCGATCTGCACCTGCCGCTCCTCAAAGGGCAACTCCCGGCGTTCCTTCAGCATGTTCAGATTGCCGCCGGAGCAGAAGAACCCGCCCTCCCCCGCCAGGATCACCGCCGCAATCGCAGGGTCCCGCGCCGCCCGCGCCAGACCGTCCTGCAAGCCGTGGTAGTATTCATACGACAGCGCATTGCGCATGCCTGTGTTGCAGTTCCAGATAACCAGGGTCCCGCCGCGGACCTCGTGCCGGTAAAGCGCGCTCATGCCGCATCCTCTGCTGCTGTTCCGCGCACCCGCTTGAAAACGCCGGTGGAGGCCGCAATCAGCCGCCCCGTCCCGTCCCGCAGGCCGCAAGAGACAAATTTGGTTGCGCTGCCGCCGCCGGTGATCTGCCCGGACGCCCGCACGCGGC
This genomic interval carries:
- a CDS encoding oxepin-CoA hydrolase, alternative type; the protein is MSALYRHEVRGGTLVIWNCNTGMRNALSYEYYHGLQDGLARAARDPAIAAVILAGEGGFFCSGGNLNMLKERRELPFEERQVQIGKLNALIRAVRDCPKPVIAAVEGGAAGAGLSLAMAADMIVAEEGAKFTLAYVKAGLVPDGGATYTLTQALPRATVARMAMLAEPLSAERMHQLGAVTELSPKGRTLAQAEALADAVARGPEQAIAGIKALLNQAETASFEDQMTHERDAMAQALGGDEAQAGIGAFLSKTSPVFR
- a CDS encoding nitronate monooxygenase family protein is translated as MMHTSALPAIFDTAVTRTYGTRLPVVAGGLQWLANAEYVSAAARAGIVSFITAASFPEMDDLRAEIRRCREMCEGKAFGVNVSMIPKLVPGEKTEEVFRLIADEGVQFAETSGRSPEAFMPILKDAGITVLHKVPSLRYAVKAEQVGVDMVSIVGAECGGHPGMDMIGSMVNAGLAGDRLTIPWLIGGGIGHGKQIMAALVMGAAGVVMGTRFLVASELTAHPDYKQAMVNASELDTQLTMHSVRNTVRSLRNQTTETVARLERDNPEIGIQELLKHVSGKIGRQAYATGDVSRGLLSAGHALGFVDKVEPFAEITARLEAEALAAFRRLGLAA